The Clostridium sporogenes genome contains a region encoding:
- a CDS encoding MptD family putative ECF transporter S component, whose translation MSKQLSKAKKLTVKDMVTTGIFSTIFTVFMLLGGVFFATNPVLTFLMPLGAALLPGPVYLLLSAKVPKKGSITILGILVGIFMFITGMHWSMAVGFMVLGIIADIITASGKYKNLKLTIVGYSLFMLANTTSYALFFLDQKNYLAYMKKNSTANPAYFDTMVSTGKSWMLPAIIIGTIICAIISGLIGKKLLRKQFRKAGIVS comes from the coding sequence ATGTCAAAACAATTAAGTAAGGCAAAGAAATTAACTGTAAAGGATATGGTAACCACAGGGATTTTCTCTACAATTTTTACAGTGTTTATGCTCTTAGGAGGAGTATTTTTTGCAACCAATCCTGTTTTAACCTTTCTTATGCCATTAGGTGCAGCATTACTTCCAGGTCCAGTGTATTTACTTTTATCTGCGAAAGTTCCAAAGAAAGGCAGTATCACAATTTTAGGAATTTTAGTGGGAATTTTTATGTTTATAACTGGTATGCACTGGAGCATGGCTGTTGGGTTTATGGTTTTAGGAATTATTGCAGATATTATTACAGCAAGTGGAAAATATAAAAATTTAAAACTTACAATAGTAGGATATTCATTATTTATGTTAGCTAATACAACATCATATGCCCTGTTTTTTTTAGATCAAAAGAATTATTTGGCTTATATGAAAAAGAACAGTACAGCAAATCCAGCCTATTTTGATACAATGGTTTCAACAGGTAAGAGTTGGATGTTGCCAGCTATTATTATAGGTACAATTATTTGTGCTATTATAAGTGGTTTAATAGGTAAAAAATTATTAAGAAAGCAGTTTAGAAAAGCAGGAATAGTATCATGA
- a CDS encoding energy-coupling factor transporter transmembrane component T — MINYISVENKGEKGVLKIDPRTKIILMILGNVAIFLAFSIQIKISLIIFYLIFGFLCGAYKSPIKISLGYFGLILVEYLGGKYLSGTLALMIITFSQFIKMILPCALLASIMISTTKVSEFMGALNKMKVSKKVIIPLTVMIRYFPVVFEDWKNIKDSMRMRDVSPTFLGFLKNPSDTIECIYVPMLMSASKVSDELSAAAITRAIENPNPRTCMVKMKMRFYDYLSISLMVIVIVLEVLM; from the coding sequence ATGATTAATTATATTTCAGTAGAAAACAAAGGGGAAAAAGGTGTTTTAAAAATTGATCCTCGAACAAAGATTATTTTAATGATATTAGGAAATGTGGCAATATTTCTTGCATTTAGTATTCAAATAAAAATAAGTCTTATAATTTTTTATTTGATTTTTGGTTTTTTATGTGGTGCATATAAGTCTCCAATAAAGATATCACTTGGATATTTTGGTCTTATATTAGTAGAATATTTGGGTGGAAAATATTTAAGTGGAACATTGGCCCTTATGATAATCACATTTTCACAATTTATAAAGATGATATTACCCTGTGCATTATTAGCAAGTATTATGATTTCTACAACAAAAGTTAGTGAATTTATGGGAGCTCTAAACAAGATGAAGGTATCCAAAAAAGTGATTATTCCACTAACAGTTATGATTAGGTATTTTCCAGTAGTATTTGAGGATTGGAAGAATATAAAAGATTCAATGAGAATGAGAGATGTAAGTCCTACATTTTTGGGATTCTTAAAAAATCCATCAGATACTATTGAATGTATATATGTTCCAATGCTTATGTCAGCTTCTAAAGTATCAGATGAACTATCGGCAGCAGCTATAACAAGAGCAATTGAAAATCCAAATCCAAGAACATGTATGGTAAAAATGAAAATGAGATTTTATGATTATTTATCTATTAGTTTAATGGTTATAGTTATTGTTTTAGAAGTATTAATGTAG